The following coding sequences are from one Paenibacillus stellifer window:
- a CDS encoding Fur family transcriptional regulator, whose translation MDAMDKIAQQFAAHNYKLTSQREAIAKVLLENERDHLSVEEVYMLVKGKYPQLGLATVYRTLELLCELHIVEKMNFGDGVSRYDLRTEGHDHMHHHLICQSCGKVAEIKDDWLAELESKLMKEYGFTVTDHRLDFKGTYRVCSGTGCKKEKSTMAAV comes from the coding sequence ATGGACGCAATGGACAAAATCGCCCAGCAATTTGCCGCTCACAACTATAAACTGACTTCACAGCGCGAAGCAATCGCCAAGGTGCTGCTTGAGAATGAACGGGATCATCTGAGCGTGGAAGAAGTTTATATGCTCGTTAAAGGCAAATATCCGCAGCTCGGGCTGGCGACGGTATACCGGACGCTGGAACTGCTCTGCGAGCTTCATATTGTGGAAAAAATGAATTTTGGAGACGGCGTCTCCAGATACGATCTGCGCACAGAAGGGCATGATCATATGCATCATCACCTGATCTGCCAGTCTTGCGGCAAGGTGGCTGAAATCAAGGATGACTGGCTCGCGGAGCTTGAGAGCAAGCTGATGAAGGAATACGGGTTCACCGTTACCGATCACCGGCTGGACTTCAAGGGCACGTACCGGGTCTGCTCGGGCACAGGCTGCAAGAAGGAGAAGAGCACCATGGCGGCGGTATAA
- a CDS encoding Gfo/Idh/MocA family protein — protein sequence MAKTLKIAIIGCGGIANNKHLPSLSKQKAAELVAFCDIIEERAQEAAEKYGVEGAKVYSDYKKLLADGGIDVVHVCTPNDSHSVITVAALEADCHVLCEKPMAKTAAQAREMLEAAKRTGKKLSIAYQNRFRDDSQYLKQMCQNGDLGDIYYARAIALRRRAVPTWGVFLDEEKQGGGPLIDIGTHALDLTLWLMDNYKPRSVTGSVFHKLGKRENAANAWGPWDTEQFKVEDSAFGFITMENGATISLESSWALNVAEFGEAKTLLCGTEAGADMKDGLRINGERYSRLYETNIDLAAGGVAFYSGEAETDADREARLWLEAVLEDKEPLVKPEQALVVTEILEAIYESARTGRTVYFDGSNN from the coding sequence ATGGCTAAGACACTCAAAATCGCAATTATCGGCTGCGGCGGTATCGCCAACAACAAGCATCTGCCGAGTCTGTCCAAGCAAAAAGCAGCTGAACTCGTTGCTTTCTGCGACATTATCGAAGAACGCGCGCAAGAAGCGGCTGAAAAGTACGGAGTCGAAGGCGCCAAGGTCTACAGTGATTACAAAAAGCTGCTTGCCGACGGCGGCATCGACGTTGTGCATGTATGCACGCCGAACGACAGCCACTCGGTAATTACAGTCGCCGCGCTGGAAGCGGATTGCCATGTCCTGTGCGAGAAGCCGATGGCGAAGACGGCGGCGCAAGCCCGCGAAATGCTGGAAGCAGCCAAGCGCACAGGCAAGAAGCTGTCCATTGCCTATCAGAACCGGTTCCGCGACGACAGCCAATATTTGAAGCAAATGTGTCAGAACGGCGATCTGGGCGACATTTATTACGCCCGTGCGATCGCGCTCCGACGCCGCGCTGTTCCGACCTGGGGCGTGTTCCTGGACGAAGAGAAGCAGGGCGGCGGCCCTCTCATCGATATCGGCACCCATGCCCTCGATTTGACGCTATGGCTGATGGACAATTACAAACCGCGCAGTGTAACGGGCTCCGTGTTCCACAAGCTCGGCAAGAGAGAGAACGCGGCCAACGCGTGGGGACCGTGGGACACCGAGCAGTTCAAGGTGGAGGATTCCGCCTTCGGCTTCATCACGATGGAGAACGGCGCGACGATTTCGCTGGAGTCCAGCTGGGCGCTTAACGTCGCCGAGTTCGGCGAAGCGAAGACGCTTCTGTGCGGAACCGAAGCGGGAGCCGATATGAAGGACGGTCTCCGCATTAACGGCGAGCGCTACAGCCGTCTGTATGAGACGAATATTGATCTTGCTGCCGGCGGAGTCGCCTTCTATTCGGGAGAGGCGGAAACCGATGCTGACCGCGAAGCCCGCTTGTGGCTGGAGGCTGTCCTGGAAGATAAGGAGCCGCTGGTGAAGCCAGAGCAGGCACTTGTGGTCACTGAAATTCTGGAAGCCATATATGAATCGGCGCGTACAGGCCGGACGGTTTATTTTGACGGCTCAAATAACTGA
- a CDS encoding ABC transporter permease, whose protein sequence is MNPASLSKILSRYGLFLLLLLLIAALWEGAVRTGHVPPFILPAPSSIMAALLDNAGLLLRTHLPATLAETLTGCLLSILVGILLGTAMHLSGTVEKALYPFIVISQTIPLIALSPLFIMWFGYSMWSKVAVVFLTAFFPIVVGVYDGLRRSDGGYRDLLLTMGASRRQLLLKVGIPLALPSFFSGLRLCVVYCVIGATIGEWLGGTVGLGYYSRRMAGSLHSAEMFAAIFLLSAMGLLLFLAVRLLEFLILKKRGSQQ, encoded by the coding sequence ATGAATCCCGCCTCGCTTAGCAAAATCTTGTCCCGCTACGGCCTGTTCCTGCTTCTGCTTCTCCTGATTGCGGCTCTCTGGGAAGGAGCCGTACGCACCGGCCATGTACCGCCGTTCATCCTGCCCGCGCCAAGCTCCATCATGGCCGCACTTCTGGACAACGCCGGACTGCTGCTCCGCACGCATCTTCCCGCGACGCTGGCGGAGACACTGACCGGCTGCCTGCTGTCCATCCTGGTCGGCATCCTGCTCGGAACAGCCATGCATCTCTCCGGCACGGTGGAAAAAGCGCTGTATCCGTTCATCGTCATCAGCCAGACGATTCCGCTGATCGCGCTGTCGCCGCTCTTCATCATGTGGTTCGGCTACTCGATGTGGAGCAAGGTCGCGGTCGTCTTCCTGACAGCCTTCTTCCCTATCGTCGTTGGCGTATACGATGGGCTGCGGCGCAGCGACGGGGGCTATCGCGACCTGCTGCTCACGATGGGCGCGAGCCGCCGCCAACTGCTGCTGAAGGTTGGCATTCCGCTGGCGCTGCCCTCCTTCTTCTCCGGACTTCGTCTGTGCGTTGTCTACTGTGTCATCGGCGCAACCATCGGCGAATGGCTCGGAGGCACCGTGGGGCTCGGCTACTACAGCCGCCGAATGGCAGGCAGCCTGCACAGCGCCGAAATGTTCGCCGCCATCTTCCTGCTGTCGGCGATGGGCCTTCTACTCTTTCTTGCCGTCCGTCTGCTCGAATTTCTAATCTTAAAGAAAAGAGGATCACAGCAATGA
- the thiM gene encoding hydroxyethylthiazole kinase gives MSFIQKLRDANPLIHNITNIVVTNFTANGLLALGASPFMADAHEEVADVAAMSGAVLINIGTLNEHAIKSMLLAGKSANAHGVPLVLDPVGAGATSYRTEVTHRLTSEIKLTALRGNVAEVANVIGEKWSSKGVDAGSGEGDVVAIARKAAAQLDCIVIVTGAEDVITDSKTTYIAANGHPILTKVTGTGCLLSSVVAAFLAVAGDQKLEAAAEAISFYGVAAEIAAGKTAGQGPGSFQIEFLNQLSVLTTERYAELSKIKEA, from the coding sequence ATGTCTTTTATTCAAAAACTGCGGGATGCGAATCCCCTTATTCACAACATTACGAATATTGTCGTGACCAATTTCACCGCCAACGGCTTGCTGGCGCTCGGCGCTTCTCCGTTCATGGCGGACGCCCATGAGGAAGTGGCCGATGTCGCGGCCATGTCCGGCGCGGTCCTCATTAATATCGGCACCTTGAACGAACATGCGATCAAGTCGATGCTGCTGGCCGGGAAGTCTGCCAACGCACACGGCGTGCCGCTTGTGCTTGATCCCGTCGGAGCGGGTGCAACATCGTACCGCACCGAGGTTACGCACCGCCTCACCTCCGAAATAAAGCTTACGGCACTTCGCGGCAATGTCGCCGAGGTGGCCAATGTCATCGGCGAGAAATGGTCCAGCAAAGGCGTTGACGCTGGATCGGGCGAGGGCGATGTCGTCGCCATCGCAAGGAAAGCCGCCGCTCAGCTGGACTGCATCGTCATCGTTACCGGGGCTGAGGATGTCATCACCGACAGCAAGACGACCTACATCGCCGCCAACGGCCATCCGATTCTGACCAAGGTAACGGGAACGGGCTGCCTGCTCAGCTCTGTCGTCGCGGCTTTCCTTGCGGTCGCAGGTGACCAGAAGCTTGAGGCGGCGGCTGAAGCAATCTCCTTCTACGGTGTCGCCGCAGAAATCGCAGCCGGGAAGACCGCCGGGCAGGGACCGGGCAGCTTCCAGATCGAATTCCTGAACCAGCTCTCGGTTCTGACGACTGAGCGTTACGCTGAGCTGTCCAAAATCAAGGAAGCCTAA
- a CDS encoding TIGR00266 family protein, which yields MEGLLLRYDILYEGAFAMLKVHLESGESVKAEMGAMVAMSPNVELRGTVDGGIMRGLGRMLSGEKFFFQELTAVRGQSEVLLSPGSMGDIQAIELDGSYRLYVQKDGFLAGTQGIQVNTKMQNLARGLFSGEGFFIVEISGRGTVFLSSFGAIHAVNLGPGEEMIIDNGHLVAWPDYMNYKIEKAASGWLSSLTSGEALVCRFRGEGVVLIQSRNPGSFGSWIRSFVPNSRG from the coding sequence ATGGAGGGATTGCTGTTGAGATACGATATTTTGTACGAGGGTGCTTTTGCCATGCTGAAGGTGCATTTGGAGTCGGGAGAAAGCGTCAAAGCCGAAATGGGCGCGATGGTTGCGATGTCTCCAAATGTCGAGCTGCGGGGTACGGTAGACGGGGGCATTATGAGAGGGCTTGGCCGGATGCTGAGCGGCGAGAAGTTCTTCTTTCAGGAGCTGACCGCTGTAAGGGGACAAAGCGAGGTGCTGCTCTCGCCGGGGTCGATGGGAGACATTCAGGCGATTGAGCTGGACGGCTCTTACCGGCTGTATGTCCAGAAGGACGGGTTTCTGGCGGGCACTCAAGGTATTCAGGTCAATACCAAGATGCAGAATCTGGCGCGCGGCCTGTTCTCGGGCGAAGGCTTCTTCATTGTGGAGATCAGCGGCAGAGGGACTGTCTTCCTCTCCTCGTTCGGCGCGATTCATGCCGTCAATCTCGGCCCCGGCGAAGAGATGATCATCGACAACGGTCACCTGGTCGCTTGGCCGGATTACATGAATTACAAGATTGAAAAAGCGGCCTCCGGCTGGCTGTCCAGCTTGACAAGCGGCGAGGCGCTCGTCTGCCGCTTCCGGGGCGAAGGCGTCGTGCTCATTCAGAGCCGGAATCCGGGCAGCTTCGGAAGCTGGATACGGTCTTTTGTGCCGAACAGCCGGGGTTAG
- a CDS encoding DUF3888 domain-containing protein — MSELRIRQLIAVPLAAGLLLGDPAAAAAALRPEGTVPAPEPASGKMPADHGTRLLLTLLYPHIQAELKRCYKDTKHPEVQFAPFLSGASSIVKMEYESSGINLTLLVHPYVGPHLTVGEDELDFRIDNIGQVTALGCRHLRDYPLPWNYAVTPGNDRVLANGLIPESPAVCDGRTVIAGH, encoded by the coding sequence GTGAGCGAACTGCGTATTCGTCAATTGATCGCCGTACCTCTTGCCGCCGGTCTGCTGCTTGGTGATCCCGCTGCCGCAGCAGCCGCTTTGCGGCCAGAAGGGACTGTCCCGGCCCCGGAGCCAGCCAGCGGCAAGATGCCTGCGGATCATGGCACAAGACTGCTGTTGACTTTGCTGTATCCGCACATTCAAGCCGAACTGAAGCGGTGCTATAAGGACACGAAACATCCGGAAGTTCAGTTCGCCCCGTTTCTGTCGGGTGCTTCGTCCATCGTGAAGATGGAATACGAATCCTCAGGCATCAACCTGACACTACTCGTGCATCCCTATGTGGGTCCCCATCTGACAGTGGGGGAGGATGAGCTTGATTTTCGGATCGATAATATCGGCCAAGTCACCGCATTGGGTTGCAGGCATCTGCGCGACTATCCACTACCTTGGAATTATGCCGTTACTCCGGGTAATGACCGGGTTCTGGCGAATGGATTGATTCCTGAATCACCTGCTGTGTGTGATGGAAGAACGGTGATTGCTGGACACTGA
- a CDS encoding sugar phosphate isomerase/epimerase family protein gives MKIGLQLYTVREELAKDFEGTIRKVAELGYEGVEFFHYFDRTAEQVKALLDETGLVAIGAHRPYTELLENGEAEIDYLLSIGSRNVIVPYLSEEQRADWDAVTDNLKKLGKQCADKGAVLLYHNHDFELTEKKDGQPAFDFMYGTVPAELLQVEMDTCWVYYGGYDPVEYLGRYAGRTPLIHLKDMKTREDGSAETVVLGEGVVDLKSIITASEQAGTEWAIVEQDECARDPLESIADSMKWLKQHYIQGGTIHG, from the coding sequence ATGAAGATCGGACTGCAGCTCTATACCGTTAGAGAAGAACTGGCCAAAGACTTCGAAGGCACCATCCGCAAGGTCGCGGAGCTCGGATACGAGGGTGTCGAATTCTTTCATTACTTTGACCGTACGGCCGAGCAGGTCAAGGCGCTGCTAGATGAAACCGGGCTTGTTGCCATCGGCGCGCACCGTCCCTACACGGAGTTGCTAGAGAACGGCGAAGCCGAGATCGATTACCTGCTCAGTATCGGCAGCCGGAATGTGATCGTTCCTTATCTGTCCGAAGAGCAACGTGCGGACTGGGATGCGGTGACAGACAATCTGAAGAAGCTGGGCAAGCAATGCGCGGATAAGGGAGCCGTACTTCTGTATCACAACCACGATTTTGAACTGACCGAGAAGAAAGATGGCCAGCCTGCATTCGACTTCATGTACGGAACCGTTCCTGCGGAGCTTCTTCAGGTGGAGATGGATACTTGCTGGGTGTATTACGGAGGCTATGATCCTGTAGAATATCTCGGGCGTTATGCCGGCCGGACGCCGCTGATTCATCTCAAAGATATGAAGACCCGGGAGGATGGCTCTGCGGAGACTGTCGTGCTTGGCGAAGGCGTAGTGGATCTGAAGAGTATTATCACCGCATCGGAACAAGCCGGAACGGAGTGGGCGATCGTCGAGCAGGATGAATGCGCGAGAGACCCGCTTGAGAGCATTGCAGACAGTATGAAATGGTTGAAACAACATTATATCCAAGGAGGCACTATTCATGGCTAA
- a CDS encoding S-layer homology domain-containing protein, with amino-acid sequence MISTKHVLAALAISSLITASTGASGFAAGSQFTDLGSMKDKDKIESLHERGFVQGLTASEFKPEQALTAAEGVQLISGGFQLSLAAIDFVKAPEASDHFAKVPDNAWYAQAFINAFYNHVDLPSDLDPKAPLTKEQFTFYLIQGMEQAGGLPMINIKPAAISDEDQLTPSYQGAVQRSLTYKVNTLNADEAFHPKDKITRAEAAVMLYNALEYLQEHKAK; translated from the coding sequence ATGATATCGACCAAACATGTACTCGCGGCACTCGCGATCAGCTCACTGATTACCGCTTCAACCGGAGCTTCGGGCTTCGCTGCCGGAAGTCAATTCACCGATCTGGGATCAATGAAGGACAAGGATAAAATTGAGAGCCTGCATGAAAGAGGCTTCGTTCAAGGCCTGACGGCTTCAGAGTTCAAACCGGAGCAGGCGTTGACGGCTGCCGAAGGCGTCCAGCTGATTTCGGGCGGCTTCCAGCTCAGTCTGGCAGCCATTGATTTCGTGAAGGCGCCGGAGGCCAGCGACCATTTCGCCAAGGTGCCGGACAACGCCTGGTATGCCCAGGCTTTTATCAACGCCTTCTATAATCATGTCGACCTGCCGTCCGATCTCGATCCCAAGGCGCCTTTGACCAAGGAGCAGTTCACCTTCTACCTGATCCAGGGCATGGAGCAAGCCGGCGGACTTCCGATGATCAATATCAAACCTGCGGCTATTTCCGATGAGGACCAGCTCACTCCTTCCTACCAGGGCGCAGTCCAGCGCTCGCTGACCTACAAAGTCAACACGCTGAATGCAGACGAAGCTTTCCATCCCAAGGACAAGATCACCCGTGCGGAAGCGGCTGTTATGCTGTACAACGCGCTGGAGTATTTGCAAGAGCATAAGGCGAAGTAA
- a CDS encoding AraC family transcriptional regulator, with the protein MNAYRQIQNAVDLIEHHLQQELGIREIAAAAGYSSFHFQRMFQAISGFSVQEYIRKRRLTEAGRLLLDSEEGILPIALNAGYQSQEAFTRAFESYTGTTPGKFRQNSAAFSGLEPISFIGLEHRTPSDAGVSRPDIVRLERRFVIGYEYPTHLNDGQHYREIPGFYDDFGRNGRFSLIPGRLAPDMAYGVACGFKDDGGFSFVVGELCDESAVPPGDGYVKIELPAGTYAEFKAFGHADLVERTRNFIYSCWLPGSNYTRGDGPDFEITDVMHSVYPDRMRIRIFIPLL; encoded by the coding sequence ATGAACGCATACCGACAAATCCAGAACGCCGTTGACCTCATCGAACATCATCTTCAGCAAGAACTAGGAATTCGTGAAATCGCGGCAGCCGCCGGATATTCATCGTTTCATTTTCAGCGTATGTTCCAGGCAATATCGGGCTTCAGTGTGCAGGAATACATACGCAAACGCAGATTAACCGAAGCGGGCAGGCTGCTGCTCGACTCGGAGGAGGGCATTCTGCCGATTGCGCTGAACGCCGGATATCAATCCCAGGAAGCCTTCACCCGTGCTTTTGAAAGCTATACCGGAACAACACCCGGGAAGTTCCGCCAGAACTCCGCCGCCTTCAGCGGGCTTGAGCCGATCTCATTCATCGGTCTGGAGCATAGAACTCCAAGCGATGCCGGTGTAAGCCGTCCGGATATTGTCCGGCTGGAACGCCGGTTTGTAATCGGTTATGAATATCCCACGCATCTGAACGACGGGCAGCATTACCGGGAGATTCCCGGCTTTTATGATGATTTTGGCCGGAACGGGCGTTTTAGTCTGATTCCGGGCCGTCTCGCGCCTGACATGGCTTACGGTGTAGCTTGCGGATTCAAGGATGACGGCGGCTTCTCCTTTGTCGTGGGCGAGCTATGTGACGAATCGGCTGTTCCTCCGGGGGATGGCTACGTGAAGATTGAACTGCCAGCCGGGACTTATGCGGAATTCAAAGCCTTTGGTCACGCCGATCTCGTTGAACGGACCCGAAACTTCATCTATAGCTGCTGGCTGCCGGGCTCCAATTATACTCGCGGGGACGGACCTGATTTTGAAATTACGGATGTTATGCATTCCGTATATCCGGACCGGATGAGAATCCGCATATTCATCCCCCTTCTGTGA
- a CDS encoding ABC transporter substrate-binding protein, whose protein sequence is MNPVTRSLPSKTLSHIRRMALLPALSLLLLTAACGQSASNSSTESSSPAASSQPAAESSSAPASKLTLMLDWYPNAVHSFLYAAQDQGYFAAQGLDVDIQMPADTNDALKLAAAGKIDLALSYQPQVLMARGEQIPVKSIASIVRHPLAHLMAPEGGSIKTPKDLEGKSVGYSSIPLYEEAVKTMVKADGGDPAKVQFVDVGYDLIPAVSTGQTDAIMGGFINHEQLLLQKEGHPVVSINPADYGVPDYSELVLVASDEGIEKHKEDFTKFLTAMREGQKFVQEHPDEALSILMKHEDKTAPLDADIEKQSLNILLPLMDAGSEPFGTQDPASWDKVRQWLIDSSLLTEDIKAEDAFVNL, encoded by the coding sequence ATGAACCCTGTAACCCGATCTCTTCCATCCAAAACCTTGTCGCATATTAGGCGCATGGCGCTTCTTCCGGCGCTGTCCCTACTTCTGCTGACAGCCGCCTGCGGCCAATCGGCTTCGAACTCATCTACCGAATCTTCTTCCCCTGCTGCGTCTTCGCAGCCGGCGGCAGAATCTTCGAGCGCGCCTGCATCCAAGCTCACGCTGATGCTCGACTGGTATCCGAACGCCGTGCATTCGTTCCTGTATGCTGCCCAGGACCAAGGCTATTTCGCTGCACAGGGGCTTGATGTCGACATCCAGATGCCCGCAGATACGAATGATGCGCTGAAGCTTGCGGCAGCAGGCAAAATCGATCTCGCACTGAGCTACCAGCCTCAGGTGCTGATGGCGCGCGGCGAGCAGATTCCGGTCAAATCCATTGCTTCGATCGTCCGGCATCCGCTGGCACATCTGATGGCGCCGGAAGGCGGCTCCATCAAGACCCCGAAGGATCTGGAAGGCAAATCGGTTGGTTATTCCTCCATTCCATTGTATGAAGAAGCCGTCAAGACGATGGTCAAAGCGGACGGCGGCGATCCGGCCAAAGTGCAGTTCGTCGATGTCGGCTACGACCTGATTCCGGCAGTCTCAACCGGACAGACGGACGCCATAATGGGCGGCTTCATCAATCATGAACAGCTTCTGCTTCAAAAAGAAGGCCATCCGGTCGTCTCCATCAATCCGGCGGATTACGGTGTGCCGGACTACTCGGAGCTGGTGCTGGTCGCAAGCGATGAGGGCATCGAGAAGCACAAAGAAGATTTCACCAAGTTCCTCACGGCGATGCGCGAGGGCCAAAAGTTCGTTCAGGAGCACCCGGACGAGGCGCTCTCCATTCTGATGAAGCATGAGGACAAGACGGCGCCGCTTGACGCCGATATCGAGAAGCAGAGTCTGAATATTCTGCTTCCGCTGATGGATGCCGGAAGCGAGCCTTTCGGAACCCAGGACCCGGCAAGCTGGGACAAGGTGCGCCAGTGGCTGATCGATAGCAGTCTGCTTACGGAAGATATCAAAGCGGAAGACGCTTTTGTCAATTTATAA
- a CDS encoding AraC family transcriptional regulator — translation MPKNTPCTVLSAGFTHHRKPFQMPRAEGFPHYLLRLQTEGKCSALVDGAIAPMEPGSLLLIAPGVPYHLIIDKESFPHGEPRVESVDYHIFCEGVWLDEWWNSRPRSTLMNIPHSEGFLGLFRQLILEQRRLSDYSPDISSCYLQILCMEIDRMTVDRPNASPRRYLAFRMKQFVEEHAALPFRLQEVAAHAEISVSRAVHLFKESFGMSIVQYVNEVRLDMARERIIYSPMPLEHIAETCGFANYTYFHRQFRKRFGMSPKQFRAHSREKDAPALV, via the coding sequence ATGCCCAAGAATACGCCTTGCACCGTCCTGAGCGCCGGATTTACGCATCACCGCAAGCCTTTCCAAATGCCAAGAGCCGAGGGCTTTCCCCATTACCTCCTGCGCCTGCAGACAGAGGGCAAGTGCAGTGCGCTGGTGGACGGAGCCATCGCTCCCATGGAGCCCGGTTCGCTGCTGCTGATCGCACCGGGCGTTCCCTATCATCTGATTATCGACAAGGAGAGCTTCCCTCATGGAGAACCCCGTGTGGAGAGTGTGGATTATCATATTTTCTGCGAAGGCGTCTGGCTTGATGAATGGTGGAACAGCCGTCCCCGGTCCACCCTTATGAATATACCGCACAGCGAAGGGTTTCTCGGCCTGTTCCGCCAGCTGATTCTGGAGCAGCGCCGTCTGTCCGATTACTCACCGGATATCTCCAGCTGTTACTTGCAGATCTTGTGCATGGAAATTGACCGGATGACCGTCGATCGGCCCAACGCCTCTCCGAGACGATATTTGGCCTTCCGGATGAAGCAGTTCGTCGAAGAGCATGCCGCGCTGCCCTTTCGACTTCAAGAGGTTGCCGCGCATGCTGAAATCTCCGTCTCCCGGGCTGTTCATCTGTTCAAGGAGAGCTTCGGCATGTCGATTGTCCAATATGTCAATGAGGTCCGGCTCGATATGGCCCGGGAGCGGATTATCTACAGCCCGATGCCGCTAGAGCATATTGCCGAGACTTGTGGTTTTGCAAATTATACCTACTTCCACCGGCAGTTCCGCAAAAGGTTCGGCATGTCCCCGAAGCAATTCCGCGCGCACAGCCGGGAGAAAGATGCGCCGGCGCTCGTCTAG
- a CDS encoding ABC transporter ATP-binding protein, translating to MDELLALNRLSFAFPGQPPLFSELSLTVRRGEFVSIVGASGCGKSTLFKIIAGLVQQTGGSIRLQGLAPETGRLGKTAYMPQQDLLLPWRTVQDNCLLPLEIKGKADAAATAHVRDMLQRFGLAESEKAYPHELSGGMRQRAAFLRTLLCEGELLLLDEPFGALDAITKRDMHRWLLELWDGLGRSALFITHDLEEALLLSDRVLLMPKGSSGPLQELVVGLPRPRSLQSNYEPGFVAMRAELERRLYESRLA from the coding sequence ATGGACGAACTTCTGGCGCTGAACCGGTTGAGCTTCGCCTTTCCCGGGCAGCCGCCGCTCTTCTCGGAGCTGTCGCTGACCGTCCGGCGCGGCGAATTCGTCAGCATTGTCGGAGCCAGCGGCTGCGGCAAAAGCACGCTGTTCAAAATCATCGCCGGTCTTGTCCAGCAGACCGGGGGCAGCATCCGGCTGCAGGGCTTGGCTCCCGAGACAGGCCGTCTCGGCAAGACCGCTTACATGCCCCAGCAGGATCTGCTGCTGCCCTGGCGCACGGTGCAGGACAACTGCCTGCTGCCGCTGGAAATCAAGGGCAAGGCGGATGCTGCCGCCACAGCGCATGTGCGGGACATGCTGCAGCGCTTCGGCCTTGCCGAAAGCGAGAAGGCATATCCGCATGAGCTGTCCGGCGGCATGCGCCAGCGCGCGGCCTTCCTTCGCACCCTCCTGTGCGAAGGGGAACTGCTCCTGCTCGACGAGCCATTCGGCGCGCTCGACGCCATTACCAAGCGGGACATGCACCGCTGGCTGCTGGAGCTGTGGGACGGACTCGGACGGTCCGCCCTCTTCATTACACATGATCTGGAGGAAGCTCTGCTCCTCAGCGACCGGGTGCTGCTGATGCCGAAGGGTAGCAGCGGCCCGCTTCAAGAGCTTGTGGTCGGGCTGCCAAGGCCGCGCAGCTTGCAGTCGAATTATGAGCCCGGCTTCGTTGCCATGAGAGCCGAACTGGAACGGAGGCTGTATGAATCCCGCCTCGCTTAG
- a CDS encoding sugar phosphate isomerase/epimerase family protein yields MKLGVFLVLFGGRKLEEALDYVAEKGVKAVEIGTGGNPGKSHCDPQQLLEDESALKAFKHTVESRGLIISALSCHGNPLHPQKELARKDHEDFVNTVKLAEKLEVPVVNTFSGCPGDHEDAKYPNWPVAPWPNDYQEVLKWQWENKIIPYWTETGAFAKEHGIKIGLELHGGFSVHTPATLLRLREAAGEVIGANLDPSHMWWQGIDPVQAVQILGRENAIHHFHAKDTVIDPVNVNRYGLTDMQTYDNMLDRAWQFRTVGYGHDMKTWSDIISALRLVGYDYVVSIEHEDGLMSINEGFTKAVDNLNQVLIQESLGQMWWL; encoded by the coding sequence ATGAAACTCGGCGTATTTTTAGTGCTGTTCGGCGGTCGCAAGCTGGAGGAAGCGCTCGACTATGTAGCGGAAAAAGGAGTCAAAGCGGTCGAAATCGGAACCGGCGGCAATCCCGGCAAGAGCCACTGCGATCCGCAGCAGCTTCTGGAAGACGAAAGTGCCCTGAAGGCATTTAAACATACCGTTGAATCAAGAGGCCTGATCATCAGCGCGCTCAGCTGTCACGGCAACCCGCTTCATCCGCAAAAGGAGCTGGCCCGCAAAGACCACGAGGATTTCGTCAACACGGTCAAGCTCGCGGAGAAGCTGGAGGTTCCTGTTGTTAACACCTTCTCGGGATGCCCCGGCGATCATGAAGACGCCAAGTATCCGAACTGGCCTGTCGCACCCTGGCCGAATGACTACCAGGAAGTGTTGAAATGGCAGTGGGAGAATAAAATTATCCCTTATTGGACCGAAACGGGAGCCTTCGCGAAGGAGCATGGCATCAAGATCGGCCTTGAGCTTCACGGCGGATTCTCGGTGCACACCCCGGCAACGCTGCTGCGGCTGCGTGAAGCCGCCGGCGAAGTCATCGGCGCCAACCTCGATCCGAGCCATATGTGGTGGCAGGGCATCGATCCGGTGCAGGCGGTCCAAATTCTGGGCCGGGAGAATGCGATCCACCATTTCCACGCGAAGGATACGGTGATTGATCCGGTTAACGTGAACCGCTACGGCCTGACGGATATGCAGACCTATGATAACATGCTGGACCGCGCCTGGCAGTTCCGGACCGTAGGCTACGGTCATGATATGAAGACCTGGTCGGACATTATCAGCGCCTTGCGGCTGGTCGGCTATGACTATGTCGTCAGCATCGAGCATGAAGATGGCCTGATGTCGATCAACGAAGGCTTCACCAAGGCGGTCGACAACCTGAATCAGGTGTTGATTCAAGAGAGTCTTGGACAAATGTGGTGGCTGTAA